The window TAACTTGTGTATGGTTTTAGTAGTGCTAAATTGGGTTTGTCTGTGAGCGATCGCGGTATATCGCTTTGAATAAATGAGAGTGACCCTTACGCAATTCTCAAATGAAGGTATTCTTAGAGGAGCGATTTTGCTCCGCATAGAAGCTCCTCATGTTTGCACCCAAATTTGGACATCATCTACATTTAATCCTTATCAAGAACTGTACATCTGTGTGACTTGAATCATTAAATGAGCCAACTTGTGAACCATAAAATAAGCCACAAGTAACGCCAGATTAAGCTTTATAGCTACAACAGATATCAAACTTTGCATTAAATAATGAGCTAGAGTTGATTTTTTGCACCATAATATGAGCCTAAGTTTTAAAAACACTTGTGGGCAAAACTTTAAATAAGCAACCCTCAAATAACAGCACAATTATCAACTTTTATTCCAAGATATGGTTCACAAAGCTCTAATTATGATTCAGAACCATTGTTTTTATAGGAATTGAGTCTATTTATGATAATTCTGGTGGGCGATCGCTATCCTCGCTCTTTCATTAAATAAAAATGATAATCAAACTAGGAGGTGTTGTGCGAGCTACGCTCGCACAACACCTCCTACCCCCCTACGTGATTATCATTATTAAAATAAACTCGTTATCACATAGTGAACCATAAAATGAAACCCAACTTTGCGAAGCATATCTTGAGATAAAAGCTCATTTAATGGTTCAAGTCACAATCTGGCTGGGGCAAATTCGAGACTGTCAACTACCCGCAAAAATGATCATTGATGAGGAAGGTTATGGGGTAGAGCTTATAGCTGAGTCCTTGAGTAATGCAGTTGTGGAATTGAAGATTGACCCGTGGATGTGCAGTCATGACACTACAACACGCCTCAAAATAACTATTGAGTCTGATAAATTGATTAAGGCATTTTATGATGGAGTTATCAAATTTCTTCAAGATGAGTATCAACCATCACAATGGTCATACATTGATGATTTGAGCAATATAAATTGGGGAGCTTTGCTCAAACCATCTAATATAGATGGTCAAAATTGGCGAACACGTTTAGCAATGTACCGGGGCGGACGTGGCAGGGTTAGTGAAACCGGACGTGAAACTGTATGGAACCAATTAACGCCCTTACAACAATGGCTAGTTATTCTACATGATGTAATGTTATGGATTACCAATTTAACAGCTAACGGTCAAATCACAGAAGCCTACGCACTTGTCAGCTTATACAAAAATTTACCAATTGATATTGCTTTAGGTGAATTTGATGCAAGTTGGTATTCTCAGCAAAGAATCGAGTTAAACAAAAAATATGGACTGCGTGAGAACTTCATAGAAAGACGAACACCTTATAATCATAGTGCTTCAGCAAAAGCAAGGTTAAAAACACTAAAGCTTGGTCAACTTGTAGATGGCACTATCCATAAAATTAAATCCTATGGTGTCTTCGTTAATATTGGGGGATATTATGCGCTACTACATATTGCTGCAATTTCTCAACAGACTGTTGAGCATCCACAGCAAGTTTTTCAAGTAGATGGGGTAAAAGTAGCCAAGGC is drawn from Tolypothrix sp. PCC 7712 and contains these coding sequences:
- a CDS encoding S1 RNA-binding domain-containing protein: MVQVTIWLGQIRDCQLPAKMIIDEEGYGVELIAESLSNAVVELKIDPWMCSHDTTTRLKITIESDKLIKAFYDGVIKFLQDEYQPSQWSYIDDLSNINWGALLKPSNIDGQNWRTRLAMYRGGRGRVSETGRETVWNQLTPLQQWLVILHDVMLWITNLTANGQITEAYALVSLYKNLPIDIALGEFDASWYSQQRIELNKKYGLRENFIERRTPYNHSASAKARLKTLKLGQLVDGTIHKIKSYGVFVNIGGYYALLHIAAISQQTVEHPQQVFQVDGVKVAKAHFAAMRRL